A single window of Ostrinia nubilalis chromosome 24, ilOstNubi1.1, whole genome shotgun sequence DNA harbors:
- the LOC135083842 gene encoding uncharacterized protein LOC135083842: MACHTKFNVNKIKLDEELAIKGAHLLGPSLESKFDELRYDIVNKIEKELVDSQNARDYISQKYDELCNKIQYLTELDATVTGFRSDVKAIEKQIAELSTRVDDLEKRTICKECPSLTSSMF, encoded by the exons ATGGCGTGCCACACCAAATTTAACGTGAACAAAATCAAACTGGATGAGGAATTGGCTATTAAAG GTGCACACTTACTCGGCCCCAGTTTAGAGTCAAAATTCGACGAGCTCCGGTATGACATCGTCAACAAGATTGAGAAGGAGCTGGTCGATTCCCAAAACGCCCGCGATTACATCTCTCAGAAGTATGATGAGCTGTGCAACAAGATTCAGTATTTGACAGAATTGGACGCTACAGTGACTGGTTTCAG GAGTGACGTGAAGGCCATAGAGAAGCAGATAGCAGAGTTGTCGACCAGGGTAGATGACCTGGAGAAGCGCACCATCTGCAAGGAGTGCCCGTCGCTCACATCCTCCATGTTTTGA